One Arthrobacter sp. Soc17.1.1.1 DNA segment encodes these proteins:
- a CDS encoding alpha/beta hydrolase codes for MGETPLDFGLVYEDVDINGRPAWEVSPGVPSHGVWVIHVHGLGSSRQQCLRAIGVFEQLGFTSLVPTYSTSLDLGRQAGHRSALGTTEWRDVAAAVTYAASCGASGVLFVGWSLGASIVLRAAREVTALPTVGAVLVSPALDWAAIIDSALRQWHLPTWLRAWTVAAFDLFRWPSSPRIGLRRLPGASSDSDPTFPTLVLHGSADKSVPVELSRRYAARNATSVSYVEFDHAHHTLEWNSDFEEWTQAVQDWCRSIGLTQDKRTLVHTLEGK; via the coding sequence ATGGGCGAGACTCCGCTGGACTTTGGCTTGGTGTACGAGGACGTCGACATCAACGGACGGCCGGCCTGGGAGGTATCTCCCGGAGTCCCTTCACATGGTGTGTGGGTGATCCACGTGCACGGCCTGGGGAGCTCTCGGCAACAATGCCTTCGGGCGATTGGCGTTTTCGAGCAACTCGGCTTCACGTCTCTTGTACCCACCTACAGCACCTCTCTCGACCTCGGCCGTCAGGCAGGGCATCGAAGCGCCCTGGGGACTACCGAGTGGCGTGACGTAGCAGCTGCCGTTACCTACGCAGCCAGCTGCGGCGCATCGGGAGTCCTTTTTGTCGGATGGTCCCTGGGTGCATCCATCGTCCTTCGTGCCGCTCGTGAGGTAACTGCACTTCCGACTGTGGGCGCGGTACTCGTATCGCCCGCGCTGGATTGGGCGGCCATTATCGACAGCGCACTTCGACAGTGGCACCTGCCTACGTGGCTCCGTGCCTGGACAGTGGCAGCATTCGATCTCTTCCGATGGCCGTCGTCCCCCAGAATCGGCCTTCGGCGATTGCCGGGAGCGTCATCCGACAGCGATCCGACTTTTCCCACGCTTGTCCTCCATGGGTCCGCCGACAAGTCAGTGCCGGTGGAGTTATCCCGCAGGTACGCAGCAAGAAATGCCACGAGCGTTTCATACGTCGAGTTCGATCACGCTCATCACACGCTGGAGTGGAATAGTGATTTCGAAGAGTGGACGCAGGCAGTACAGGACTGGTGCCGTTCCATCGGTCTTACGCAGGACAAGAGGACACTCGTTCACACTTTGGAGGGGAAGTAG
- a CDS encoding helix-turn-helix domain-containing protein has protein sequence MPRYVRPYASSAIEAAIDAFGGNHAKVAVLGYLAKHGPSTAAEVAEGTGLGRPTVKAHLYQFADSGVVVADPARTMPVEDRTGQRVRYTVVSDTVQSHLDALKSALGLPD, from the coding sequence ATGCCCCGATACGTCCGTCCATACGCGTCCTCCGCAATCGAGGCAGCTATTGACGCGTTCGGCGGCAACCACGCGAAGGTGGCGGTCTTGGGGTACTTAGCAAAGCATGGGCCCTCTACGGCTGCAGAAGTAGCGGAAGGTACCGGGCTCGGCCGCCCGACGGTGAAAGCGCACCTTTACCAGTTTGCTGACTCTGGTGTTGTTGTTGCTGATCCGGCTCGGACAATGCCCGTCGAGGACCGAACTGGCCAGCGGGTCAGGTACACCGTCGTGAGTGACACAGTGCAGAGCCACCTTGACGCCTTGAAGTCTGCGTTGGGCTTGCCAGACTAG
- a CDS encoding transglycosylase SLT domain-containing protein yields the protein MTQTEERTDTCSITDTGTLASTPTIPNGWGPLVEAAAKTAGLPVSVVAAQLKQESGWNEGARSSAGAQGIAQFMPGTWAMYGDGGDPFSAEDAIPAYGRYMAALKDQVQSLAGDDADLLVKLTLAAYNAGPGAVQDAKGVPPFTETQQYIEKILNTGQNEFTTDCAAPTGAVAWDGDLGDGEWTTPLPGGVFTSGYGHRNIPGLPAWAQDHVGVDLSTPGSGYGSGGKVIAPTEIQVTGFLPVDGCVIAKVIEEGEPAFKFAFCHLNSNNVKVGDVLERGDVIGIEGNTAGLGQVATHLHFEIYSPESPDAAYPYNNFNIDPEPILKEKGAWVQ from the coding sequence TTGACGCAGACCGAGGAACGCACCGATACATGTTCGATCACGGACACCGGAACACTGGCGTCGACCCCGACGATTCCTAACGGTTGGGGTCCTTTGGTGGAGGCTGCGGCGAAGACCGCTGGCCTACCGGTCAGTGTTGTTGCGGCGCAGTTGAAGCAGGAATCAGGCTGGAACGAAGGTGCACGGAGTTCCGCAGGTGCTCAGGGCATCGCACAGTTCATGCCCGGCACGTGGGCGATGTACGGGGACGGGGGTGACCCGTTCTCGGCTGAGGACGCGATCCCCGCGTACGGCCGCTACATGGCTGCACTGAAAGATCAGGTGCAATCCCTGGCCGGCGACGATGCGGATCTTCTGGTGAAGCTCACCCTCGCGGCCTACAACGCGGGCCCCGGTGCCGTGCAGGACGCGAAGGGCGTTCCGCCGTTCACGGAAACCCAGCAGTACATCGAGAAGATCCTGAACACCGGGCAAAACGAGTTCACGACCGACTGCGCAGCCCCGACTGGGGCAGTGGCGTGGGACGGGGACCTCGGAGACGGCGAGTGGACGACCCCACTGCCCGGCGGCGTGTTCACCTCCGGCTACGGGCACCGGAACATCCCGGGCCTTCCCGCCTGGGCGCAGGACCACGTCGGAGTTGACCTATCCACTCCGGGCTCCGGCTACGGCAGCGGCGGCAAGGTCATCGCACCGACCGAAATCCAGGTCACAGGCTTCCTCCCTGTTGACGGCTGCGTCATCGCCAAGGTCATCGAGGAGGGAGAACCGGCGTTCAAGTTCGCCTTCTGCCACCTCAACTCCAACAACGTGAAAGTCGGAGACGTCCTGGAACGCGGCGATGTCATCGGCATCGAAGGCAACACGGCAGGACTCGGGCAGGTGGCCACGCATCTGCACTTCGAGATTTACAGTCCCGAGTCACCGGACGCGGCCTACCCCTACAACAACTTCAACATCGACCCCGAGCCGATCCTGAAAGAGAAAGGAGCGTGGGTGCAATGA
- a CDS encoding MinD/ParA family ATP-binding protein: MKMTAVIDQTGALDLDVEGHKTHADYSTVTEARRSVMTTATSLAADATTSVELHIEDPAGARTVLVQADGAVVEQAATTTPDEQQTLTPEAAPAMLAVPEPRPAPAAPTEPVTESPAPKTAVAVLEPDTDAETDTAQAPADVVQQAPVAAPAEKDEVTTVEVLPTRRSSMPSFVDRPDTASPAQLGMRGLLNHVGMKLAPSADELDQRKDEKTVSQHWAGPRTITVLNPKGGAGKTPTVICLSAVFARLGGSGVLAWDNNNSLGSLGWRTYDAGHEATVVDLLGQTDYFMTAGARTGDLASYVHHQPADQYDVLRSDDRSGAKARHEVTGAEVHRLYAVAAKYYRLIVKDSGNTERGDNWEAMISHTDQVVIPVKSVDDAAEGASRILSALRAGDEHAQALADRAVVIVLGCTPAHGKAKLDALAESFRPFVKAVATVPYDPSLVEGRIRFSAMLPRTRRAWLRAAALIAEEL, encoded by the coding sequence ATGAAAATGACCGCTGTGATCGATCAGACCGGAGCCCTCGACCTGGACGTGGAAGGACACAAGACCCACGCGGATTACTCCACGGTGACGGAAGCGCGGCGTTCCGTGATGACAACCGCGACCAGCCTTGCTGCGGACGCGACTACCAGCGTCGAACTGCACATCGAGGACCCGGCCGGAGCTCGGACGGTCCTCGTGCAGGCCGATGGAGCCGTCGTCGAGCAGGCCGCCACCACAACCCCGGATGAGCAGCAGACCCTTACGCCCGAGGCTGCACCGGCGATGTTGGCTGTGCCTGAGCCACGACCAGCGCCTGCGGCACCTACCGAGCCGGTGACGGAATCACCTGCACCGAAGACAGCGGTGGCGGTCCTTGAACCGGATACGGATGCAGAGACGGACACGGCGCAGGCACCTGCGGACGTCGTGCAGCAGGCACCAGTGGCAGCACCGGCCGAGAAGGATGAGGTCACGACTGTAGAAGTCCTGCCGACGCGCCGGTCCTCGATGCCGTCGTTCGTGGATCGGCCCGATACGGCGTCTCCGGCGCAGCTCGGGATGCGTGGACTGCTGAACCACGTCGGGATGAAACTCGCCCCGTCCGCCGATGAGCTGGACCAGCGCAAGGACGAAAAGACGGTGTCCCAGCACTGGGCGGGGCCCCGGACGATCACGGTCCTGAACCCCAAGGGCGGCGCAGGTAAGACGCCGACGGTGATCTGCCTGTCAGCGGTGTTCGCCCGGCTCGGCGGGTCCGGTGTCCTCGCCTGGGACAACAACAACTCACTGGGCTCACTCGGCTGGCGGACCTACGATGCCGGCCACGAAGCAACCGTGGTCGACCTCCTCGGGCAGACGGACTACTTCATGACCGCAGGGGCCCGCACCGGTGACCTGGCGTCCTACGTCCACCACCAGCCCGCCGACCAGTACGACGTGCTCCGCTCCGATGACCGTTCGGGTGCCAAGGCCCGTCATGAGGTCACCGGCGCCGAGGTCCACCGCCTGTATGCCGTGGCTGCGAAGTATTACCGGCTGATCGTCAAGGACTCCGGGAACACCGAGCGCGGGGACAACTGGGAGGCGATGATCAGTCACACCGATCAGGTCGTGATCCCGGTGAAGTCCGTCGATGACGCAGCCGAGGGCGCATCCAGGATCCTCAGCGCACTACGGGCCGGGGACGAGCACGCGCAGGCGTTGGCGGACCGCGCAGTGGTGATCGTCCTCGGGTGCACGCCCGCGCATGGCAAGGCGAAGCTGGACGCACTGGCCGAGTCCTTCCGCCCGTTCGTGAAGGCTGTCGCCACGGTGCCCTATGACCCGTCCCTGGTCGAGGGCCGTATCCGGTTCTCTGCGATGCTCCCGCGGACCCGCCGTGCCTGGCTCCGTGCTGCCGCTCTGATCGCGGAGGAGCTGTGA
- a CDS encoding DUF6668 family protein, whose product MSVTTKGNPFITEPERAPEEDPIDNDPILGHRESLRGPQNIQQILAEEPVEETEPAASVVVTTATLWLVGASGGVGTTTLAGMCSENVVDESDQQPTWAGRALLVCSTSGSSLEAAQQLARKSASGQLAYELVGLVIVHDRPKNRLTKPTLDFARGVARMFPVAMTVPYEASWREVGATPQASGTRLKSVLRKIEKIAHTGH is encoded by the coding sequence GTGAGCGTGACGACCAAGGGCAACCCGTTCATCACCGAACCGGAAAGAGCACCGGAAGAGGACCCGATCGACAATGACCCGATCCTCGGGCACCGTGAGTCGCTGCGCGGTCCGCAGAACATCCAGCAGATCCTGGCCGAGGAACCTGTCGAGGAAACCGAACCTGCGGCATCAGTCGTGGTGACCACCGCGACGCTGTGGTTGGTTGGTGCCTCCGGTGGCGTCGGGACCACCACCCTTGCGGGCATGTGCTCGGAGAACGTCGTGGACGAGTCCGACCAGCAACCAACCTGGGCGGGGCGTGCCTTGCTGGTGTGTTCGACCAGCGGGTCCTCCCTCGAGGCCGCACAGCAGCTGGCCCGCAAATCAGCGTCCGGGCAGCTCGCCTATGAGCTGGTCGGCCTGGTCATCGTCCACGACCGGCCGAAAAACCGGCTGACAAAGCCGACCCTGGACTTCGCGCGCGGCGTCGCCCGCATGTTCCCCGTCGCCATGACCGTCCCTTATGAGGCGTCCTGGCGTGAAGTCGGCGCAACCCCACAAGCTTCCGGCACGCGCCTCAAGAGCGTGCTCCGGAAAATCGAAAAGATCGCCCACACCGGGCACTGA
- a CDS encoding SCO6880 family protein: protein MSTDQQVVRQYGNIAEDKTAGLMGFTMASTAVLGVGAVGVFIAIMMSQIWVAIGLSVLALAVAAVLGSKDRYGRSKPERWIARSMHTKGKTAGATTYKAGPVSQIPDGSFRAPGLLAATELIDFQDLFGNEGVMLWHPRLKTGTVFFSTNSSGLGLLDQDRVNRLVGSWAAFQRDAGSNARVEQIAVTTQSTNDPGERLPDAVAVARQQAGNHEVPSFAREVMDDVVHNLNHNVPKLEQWVSLTFSGKASDQGRAPERTADELVSDVKSLLQGFIEELESAGAGSVALMKAADLTDQTYVAYNPLGAAAVERARLTGTGTGLTWHEVGPASARTVGFPGQYEHAGVVSKSWQMFRPPAGTFRENALVALLSPDSSMVQKRVTVFYRPQAPEKSAVQVQEALTNAQFATNQKGRRPTSSQIIALEKARKAEREQAEGAALVRFAIGITATVHTPEQLPQVEASIMRNASSGIQMRVRGCDYNDDAAFAFNLGLGLIPENVATISASVRKAL from the coding sequence ATGAGCACTGATCAGCAGGTTGTCCGGCAGTACGGCAACATCGCCGAGGACAAGACGGCGGGGCTGATGGGGTTCACCATGGCCTCGACCGCTGTCCTGGGTGTCGGGGCAGTGGGCGTGTTCATCGCGATCATGATGTCGCAGATTTGGGTGGCTATCGGGCTCTCCGTTCTCGCGTTAGCCGTGGCCGCGGTGCTCGGGTCTAAGGATCGGTATGGCCGTTCCAAGCCCGAGCGGTGGATCGCCCGTTCCATGCACACCAAGGGCAAGACGGCGGGCGCCACCACGTACAAGGCCGGGCCGGTATCGCAGATCCCGGACGGCTCATTCCGGGCACCGGGTCTGCTTGCCGCAACGGAGCTGATCGACTTCCAGGACCTGTTCGGGAACGAGGGTGTCATGCTGTGGCACCCACGGCTGAAAACCGGGACCGTGTTCTTTTCCACCAACTCTTCCGGTCTGGGGTTGCTCGATCAGGACCGGGTGAACCGCCTGGTCGGGTCGTGGGCGGCGTTCCAGCGTGACGCCGGATCGAACGCCCGGGTGGAGCAGATTGCGGTGACCACCCAGTCGACCAATGACCCCGGCGAACGTCTCCCGGACGCGGTGGCCGTGGCCCGCCAGCAGGCCGGTAACCACGAGGTTCCCTCGTTCGCTCGTGAGGTCATGGACGACGTGGTGCACAACCTCAACCACAATGTCCCCAAGCTCGAGCAGTGGGTATCGCTGACGTTCAGCGGCAAGGCCAGTGATCAGGGCCGGGCGCCGGAGCGCACCGCCGATGAGCTGGTGTCCGATGTGAAGTCCCTGCTGCAAGGGTTCATCGAGGAACTGGAGTCAGCAGGTGCGGGCAGTGTGGCGCTGATGAAGGCCGCGGACCTGACGGATCAGACCTATGTGGCCTACAACCCGCTGGGCGCGGCCGCGGTGGAACGGGCCCGTCTGACCGGTACCGGTACAGGGTTGACGTGGCATGAGGTCGGTCCGGCCTCGGCACGGACGGTCGGGTTCCCGGGTCAGTACGAGCACGCCGGTGTCGTGTCGAAGTCCTGGCAGATGTTCCGGCCGCCGGCCGGGACGTTCCGGGAGAACGCGCTGGTGGCGCTGTTGAGCCCGGATTCGAGCATGGTGCAGAAGCGGGTGACCGTGTTCTACCGGCCGCAGGCGCCGGAGAAGTCAGCGGTGCAGGTGCAGGAGGCGTTGACCAATGCGCAGTTCGCCACGAACCAGAAGGGACGCCGTCCGACCAGCTCGCAGATCATCGCTCTCGAGAAGGCCCGCAAAGCCGAGCGGGAGCAGGCCGAAGGTGCGGCGTTGGTGCGGTTTGCGATCGGGATTACCGCGACCGTCCACACCCCGGAGCAGCTGCCTCAGGTGGAGGCGTCCATCATGCGCAACGCCTCCAGCGGGATCCAGATGCGGGTGCGTGGGTGTGACTACAACGACGATGCGGCGTTCGCGTTCAACCTCGGCTTGGGGCTCATCCCAGAGAATGTCGCCACTATTTCCGCCAGCGTGAGAAAGGCCCTGTAG